A window of Streptomyces armeniacus contains these coding sequences:
- the coaA gene encoding type I pantothenate kinase yields MPTKTARTAKPYVDLSRSEWSALRERTPLPLTAAEVERLRGLGDVIDLDEVRDVYLPLSRLLNLYVGATHGLRSALNTFLGDAANGSGAQHGTPFVIGVAGSVAVGKSTVSRLLRALLARWPEHPRVELVTTDGFLLPNAELRSRGLMSRKGFPESFDRRALIRFVADVKSGKAKVSAPVYSHLIYDIVPGERLVVDRPDILIVEGLNVLQPALPGKDGRTRLALSDYFDFSVYVDARTDDIRSWYLDRFRKLRATAFQDPASYFRKYTQVSEEEALDYARNTWRTINQPNLRQNIAPTRGRATLQLHKGPDHKVERLSLRKL; encoded by the coding sequence GTGCCGACGAAGACCGCCAGGACAGCGAAGCCGTACGTCGATCTGTCCCGCAGCGAGTGGAGCGCGCTGCGGGAGCGTACGCCGCTGCCGCTGACCGCCGCCGAGGTCGAGCGGCTGCGCGGGCTCGGCGACGTGATAGACCTCGACGAGGTCCGTGACGTGTATCTGCCGCTGTCCCGCCTGCTCAACCTGTACGTCGGCGCGACACACGGACTGCGCAGCGCCCTCAACACCTTCCTCGGCGATGCCGCGAACGGCAGCGGCGCCCAGCATGGCACGCCCTTCGTCATCGGCGTCGCGGGCAGCGTCGCCGTGGGCAAGTCGACGGTCTCCCGTCTGCTGCGGGCGCTGCTCGCCCGGTGGCCCGAGCACCCCCGCGTGGAGCTGGTCACCACGGACGGCTTCCTGCTGCCGAACGCGGAGCTGCGCAGCCGCGGCCTGATGTCCCGCAAGGGCTTCCCCGAGTCGTTCGACCGGCGCGCGCTCATCCGCTTCGTCGCGGACGTCAAGTCCGGCAAGGCGAAGGTGTCCGCGCCCGTCTACTCGCACCTCATCTACGACATCGTGCCGGGCGAGCGGCTGGTGGTGGACCGGCCCGACATCCTGATCGTCGAAGGGCTGAACGTGCTCCAGCCCGCGCTGCCCGGCAAGGACGGCCGCACCCGGCTGGCCCTGTCCGACTACTTCGACTTCTCCGTCTACGTGGACGCCCGCACCGACGACATCCGCAGCTGGTATCTGGACCGCTTCCGCAAGCTGCGCGCGACCGCGTTCCAGGACCCGGCGTCGTACTTCCGGAAGTACACGCAGGTGTCCGAGGAGGAGGCGCTGGACTACGCGCGGAACACCTGGCGCACGATCAACCAGCCGAACCTGCGGCAGAACATCGCCCCGACCCGCGGCCGCGCCACGCTCCAGCTGCACAAGGGCCCCGACCACAAGGTCGAGCGCCTGTCACTGCGCAAGCTCTGA
- the rplM gene encoding 50S ribosomal protein L13, with translation MRTYSPKPGDVQRQWHVIDAQDVVLGRLATQAATLLRGKHKPVYAPHVDTGDFVIVINADKVHLSGNKRTQKLAYRHSGYPGGLRSVRYDELLDKNPQKAVEKAVKGMLPKNSLGRQMLSKLKVYAGDQHPHAAQQPVPFEISQVAQ, from the coding sequence GTGCGTACGTACAGCCCAAAGCCCGGCGATGTCCAGCGCCAGTGGCACGTCATCGACGCGCAGGACGTCGTCCTGGGCCGTCTGGCCACTCAGGCCGCCACCCTTCTCCGGGGCAAGCACAAGCCGGTGTACGCGCCTCACGTCGACACCGGTGACTTCGTCATCGTCATCAACGCCGACAAGGTGCACCTGTCCGGGAACAAGCGGACGCAGAAGCTGGCCTACCGGCACTCCGGTTACCCCGGCGGTCTGCGTTCCGTCCGGTACGACGAGCTGCTCGACAAGAACCCGCAGAAGGCAGTGGAGAAGGCCGTCAAGGGCATGCTCCCGAAGAACAGCCTGGGCCGTCAGATGCTCTCGAAGCTGAAGGTCTACGCGGGCGACCAGCACCCGCACGCTGCCCAGCAGCCGGTTCCGTTCGAGATCAGCCAGGTCGCGCAGTAA
- the glmS gene encoding glutamine--fructose-6-phosphate transaminase (isomerizing) codes for MCGIVGYVGGQSALDVVIAGLRRLEYRGYDSAGVAVLADGGLAAAKKEGKLSNLEKELVERPLSSGQTGIGHTRWATHGAPNDANAHPHLDNSGRVAVVHNGIIENFAALRTELAERGHELSSQTDTEVTAHLLAECYSASGDLAEAMRQVCRRLDGAFTLVAVSADDPDVVVGARRNSPLVVGVGDGENFLASDVAAFIAHTREAIELGQDQVVELRRDAVQVTDFDGVPADVRTYHVDWDASAAEKGGYDYFMLKEIAEQPKAVADTLLGRIDASGSLTLDELRLPDSELREIDKVVIVACGTAYHAGMIAKYAIEHWTRMPCETELASEFRYRDPILDTRTLVIAVSQSGETMDTLMALRHAREQGAKVLAICNTNGSTIPRESDAVLYTHAGPEVAVASTKAFLTQLVACYLVALYLGQVRGTKWGDEVGAVIRELSEIGTQVEEVLTTMEPVRELARGLAGKNTVLFLGRHVGFPVALEGALKLKELAYMHAEGFAAGELKHGPIALIEDDVPVVVVVPSPRGRSVLHDKIVSNIQEIRARGARTIVIAERGDEAVRPYADHLIEVPHTPTLLQPLVATVPLQVFACELATARGNEVDQPRNLAKSVTVE; via the coding sequence ATGTGCGGAATCGTCGGTTACGTGGGAGGGCAGTCCGCCCTCGATGTGGTCATCGCCGGGCTGCGGCGGCTGGAGTACCGCGGCTACGACTCGGCCGGGGTCGCCGTGCTCGCCGACGGCGGGCTGGCGGCCGCGAAGAAGGAGGGCAAGCTCTCCAACCTGGAGAAGGAACTCGTCGAGCGCCCGCTGTCGAGCGGCCAGACCGGCATCGGCCACACCCGCTGGGCCACTCACGGCGCCCCCAACGACGCGAACGCGCACCCGCACCTGGACAACTCCGGGCGCGTGGCGGTCGTGCACAACGGCATCATCGAGAACTTCGCCGCCCTGCGTACGGAGTTGGCGGAGCGCGGCCACGAACTCTCCTCGCAGACCGACACCGAGGTCACCGCCCACCTGCTCGCCGAGTGCTACTCCGCGAGCGGCGACCTCGCCGAGGCGATGCGCCAGGTGTGCCGCCGCCTCGACGGCGCCTTCACCCTGGTCGCCGTCTCCGCCGACGACCCGGACGTCGTGGTCGGCGCACGCCGCAACTCGCCGCTGGTCGTCGGCGTCGGCGACGGCGAGAACTTCCTGGCGTCGGACGTCGCCGCGTTCATCGCGCACACCAGGGAGGCGATCGAGCTGGGCCAGGACCAGGTCGTGGAGCTGCGCCGGGACGCGGTCCAGGTGACGGACTTCGACGGCGTACCGGCCGACGTCCGCACGTACCACGTGGACTGGGACGCGTCCGCCGCCGAGAAGGGCGGCTACGACTACTTCATGCTCAAGGAGATCGCCGAGCAGCCGAAGGCCGTCGCGGACACGCTGCTCGGCCGCATCGACGCGAGCGGTTCGCTGACCCTCGACGAGCTCCGGCTGCCCGACTCCGAGCTGCGGGAGATCGACAAGGTGGTGATAGTGGCCTGCGGCACGGCCTATCACGCCGGGATGATCGCGAAGTACGCGATCGAGCACTGGACGCGTATGCCCTGCGAGACGGAGCTGGCCAGCGAGTTCCGCTACCGCGACCCGATCCTCGACACCCGGACGCTGGTCATCGCCGTCAGCCAGTCCGGCGAGACCATGGACACGCTGATGGCGCTGCGGCACGCGCGCGAGCAGGGCGCGAAGGTGCTGGCCATCTGCAACACCAACGGTTCCACGATCCCGCGCGAGTCCGACGCCGTGCTGTACACGCACGCCGGTCCGGAGGTCGCCGTCGCCTCCACCAAGGCGTTCCTCACCCAGCTCGTCGCCTGCTACCTGGTCGCGCTCTATCTCGGCCAGGTGCGCGGCACCAAGTGGGGCGACGAGGTGGGCGCCGTGATCCGGGAGCTCTCCGAGATCGGTACGCAGGTGGAGGAGGTGCTGACCACCATGGAGCCCGTACGGGAGCTGGCGCGCGGGCTCGCCGGCAAGAACACGGTGTTGTTCCTCGGCCGGCACGTCGGCTTCCCCGTGGCGCTGGAAGGCGCCCTCAAGCTCAAGGAACTCGCGTACATGCACGCGGAGGGCTTCGCGGCGGGTGAGCTCAAGCACGGGCCCATCGCGCTGATCGAGGACGACGTGCCGGTGGTCGTGGTCGTGCCGTCGCCCCGCGGGCGGTCCGTGCTGCACGACAAGATCGTCTCCAACATTCAGGAGATCCGGGCACGGGGCGCCCGTACGATCGTGATCGCCGAACGCGGAGACGAGGCGGTGCGTCCGTACGCGGACCACCTCATCGAGGTGCCGCACACCCCGACGCTGCTCCAGCCGCTGGTGGCGACGGTGCCGCTCCAGGTCTTCGCCTGCGAGCTGGCGACGGCCCGCGGAAACGAGGTCGACCAGCCGCGGAACCTGGCCAAGTCGGTGACGGTGGAGTGA
- the rpsI gene encoding 30S ribosomal protein S9 yields the protein MAETTAETPLADETVTEDVQEYTTETPDAPEEFTSESLASRFGDPQPAAGTGRRKNAIARVRIVPGSGKWKINGRTLEGYFPNKVHQQEVNEPFKVLELDDRYDVVARIAGGGISGQAGALRLGVARALNEADVDNNRGPLKKAGFLTRDARAVERKKAGLKKARKGTQYSKR from the coding sequence GTGGCCGAGACCACCGCCGAAACCCCCCTCGCTGACGAGACCGTCACCGAGGACGTCCAGGAATACACGACCGAGACCCCCGACGCCCCGGAGGAGTTCACCTCCGAGTCCCTCGCGTCCCGCTTCGGCGACCCGCAGCCGGCCGCCGGCACCGGGCGCCGCAAGAACGCCATCGCCCGCGTCCGCATCGTGCCGGGCAGCGGGAAGTGGAAGATCAACGGCCGCACCCTGGAGGGGTACTTCCCCAACAAGGTGCACCAGCAGGAAGTCAACGAGCCCTTCAAGGTGCTGGAGCTCGACGACCGTTACGACGTCGTCGCCCGTATCGCGGGCGGCGGCATCTCGGGCCAGGCGGGCGCGCTGCGCCTCGGCGTGGCCCGCGCGCTGAACGAGGCGGACGTGGACAACAACCGCGGCCCGCTCAAGAAGGCCGGCTTCCTGACCCGTGACGCCCGCGCCGTCGAGCGTAAGAAGGCCGGTCTGAAGAAGGCCCGCAAGGGCACGCAGTACAGCAAGCGCTGA
- a CDS encoding holo-ACP synthase, whose translation MIVGVGIDVAEIDRFAAALERTPQLAERLFVTGELLLPGGERRGVASLAARFAAKEALAKALGAPRGLRWTDAEVVTEDSGQPVLLVRGTVAARATALGVRHWHVSLSHDAGVASAVVIAER comes from the coding sequence GTGATCGTGGGGGTGGGGATCGACGTCGCCGAGATCGACCGGTTCGCGGCGGCGCTGGAGCGTACGCCGCAGCTGGCGGAACGGCTGTTCGTGACCGGGGAGTTGCTGCTGCCCGGCGGGGAGCGGCGCGGTGTCGCCTCGCTGGCCGCGCGGTTCGCGGCCAAGGAAGCCCTGGCGAAGGCGCTCGGCGCGCCGCGGGGGCTGCGCTGGACGGACGCGGAGGTCGTGACGGAGGACTCCGGCCAGCCCGTGCTGCTGGTACGGGGGACGGTGGCCGCGCGGGCCACGGCGCTGGGGGTCCGGCACTGGCACGTGTCGCTCAGCCACGACGCGGGGGTGGCGTCGGCGGTGGTCATCGCGGAGCGGTGA
- a CDS encoding ABC transporter permease: MTAATLTASLTKTGRVRPGAGMRQTGTMAWRSLVSVKHNPLELVDYSITPIMFVFLFTYVFGGQMAGSPEDYLQYALPGIIVQNTLFMSMYTAMALNSDLTKGVFDRLRSLPIARSAPLFGRITADLAKQLWAMLLMIGLGAVLGFRITGGVGGFLGAALLLMVFAAAVSWSAVLIGMLAGDPEKVQVFAFTLIFPITFTSSAFVRVETMPGWLQAWVDINPVTHLSDAFRGLLVDGGIGEPVLWSLVWAAAIAAVFIPLAMRAYRARA, translated from the coding sequence ATGACTGCGGCGACGCTGACCGCATCGCTGACCAAGACCGGCAGGGTGCGGCCGGGCGCCGGGATGCGGCAGACCGGGACGATGGCGTGGCGGTCCCTGGTGTCGGTCAAGCACAATCCGCTGGAGCTGGTCGACTACAGCATCACGCCGATCATGTTCGTGTTCCTGTTCACTTACGTCTTCGGCGGCCAGATGGCCGGTTCTCCCGAGGACTACCTGCAGTACGCGCTGCCGGGCATCATCGTGCAGAACACCCTGTTCATGAGCATGTACACCGCGATGGCGCTCAACAGCGACCTGACGAAGGGCGTCTTCGACCGGCTCCGCAGCCTGCCGATAGCCAGGTCCGCGCCGCTGTTCGGACGCATCACCGCCGACCTGGCGAAGCAGCTGTGGGCGATGCTGCTGATGATCGGCCTGGGCGCGGTGCTGGGCTTCCGGATCACCGGCGGAGTGGGCGGCTTCCTCGGCGCCGCGCTGCTGCTGATGGTGTTCGCGGCGGCGGTGTCGTGGAGCGCGGTGCTGATCGGGATGCTGGCGGGCGATCCGGAGAAGGTGCAGGTCTTCGCGTTCACGCTGATCTTCCCGATCACGTTCACGAGCAGCGCGTTCGTGCGGGTCGAGACAATGCCCGGCTGGCTGCAGGCGTGGGTCGACATCAATCCGGTCACGCACCTCTCCGACGCTTTCCGCGGCCTGCTCGTCGACGGCGGCATAGGTGAGCCCGTGCTGTGGTCGCTGGTGTGGGCGGCGGCGATAGCCGCGGTGTTCATCCCGCTGGCGATGCGGGCGTACCGCGCACGGGCGTGA
- the glmM gene encoding phosphoglucosamine mutase: protein MARLFGTDGVRGVANGSLTAEMTLGLSVAAAHVLAEAGTFEGHRPVAVVGRDPRASGEFLEAAVVAGLASAGVDVLRVGVLPTPAVAYLTGALGADLGVMLSASHNPMPDNGIKFFARGGHKLADELEDRIEQTYHQHAGGQPWDRPTGAGVGRVRDYDEGFDNYVAHLVGVLPNRLDGLSVVIDGAHGAASRVSPEAFARAGAAVTTVGTDPDGLNINDECGSTHLDALRAAVVEHGADLGVAHDGDADRCLAVDADGNEIDGDQILAVLAVGLRDAGGLRKNTVVATVMSNLGFKLAMRREGVELLQTAVGDRYVLEEMKRGGYSLGGEQSGHVIVLDHATTGDGTLTGLMLAARVAATGRPLAELAGVMERLPQVLINVPDVDRSRVDTSAELATAVAEAERELGETGRVLLRPSGTEPLVRVMVEAAETELARSVADRLADVVKRVLG from the coding sequence GTGGCACGACTCTTCGGTACGGACGGTGTGCGCGGCGTTGCCAACGGCAGTCTGACGGCCGAGATGACTCTCGGCCTGTCCGTCGCCGCGGCGCACGTGCTCGCCGAGGCGGGAACGTTCGAGGGCCACCGCCCGGTCGCGGTGGTCGGACGGGATCCGCGCGCGTCCGGGGAGTTCCTGGAGGCCGCCGTCGTGGCCGGACTGGCCAGCGCGGGCGTCGACGTGCTGCGGGTGGGCGTGCTGCCGACACCCGCCGTGGCGTACCTGACCGGCGCCCTCGGCGCCGACCTGGGCGTGATGCTCTCGGCCAGCCACAACCCGATGCCGGACAACGGGATCAAGTTCTTCGCACGCGGCGGCCACAAGCTCGCGGACGAGCTCGAGGACCGTATCGAGCAGACGTACCACCAGCACGCCGGCGGCCAGCCCTGGGACCGCCCGACGGGCGCCGGGGTCGGCCGCGTACGCGACTACGACGAGGGCTTCGACAACTACGTGGCCCACCTCGTGGGCGTCCTCCCGAACCGGCTCGACGGCCTCTCCGTGGTCATCGACGGCGCACACGGCGCCGCCTCCCGCGTCTCCCCGGAGGCCTTCGCCCGCGCGGGCGCCGCCGTGACCACGGTCGGCACGGACCCCGACGGGCTGAACATCAACGACGAATGCGGCTCCACGCACCTCGACGCGCTGCGCGCGGCCGTCGTGGAGCACGGCGCCGACCTCGGCGTCGCCCACGACGGCGACGCGGACCGCTGCCTCGCGGTCGACGCCGACGGGAACGAGATCGACGGCGACCAGATCCTCGCCGTACTGGCCGTGGGCCTGCGGGACGCCGGAGGGCTGCGGAAGAACACCGTGGTGGCCACCGTCATGTCGAACCTCGGCTTCAAGCTCGCCATGCGCCGGGAGGGCGTCGAGCTGCTGCAGACGGCCGTCGGCGACCGGTACGTGCTGGAGGAGATGAAGCGTGGCGGGTACTCGCTGGGCGGCGAGCAGTCCGGCCACGTGATCGTGCTGGACCACGCGACGACCGGCGACGGCACGCTCACCGGGCTGATGCTGGCCGCCCGCGTCGCGGCCACCGGCAGGCCGCTCGCGGAGCTGGCGGGCGTGATGGAACGGCTGCCGCAGGTCCTGATCAACGTGCCGGACGTGGACAGGTCCCGCGTCGACACCTCCGCCGAGCTGGCGACGGCCGTCGCCGAGGCGGAACGCGAGCTGGGCGAGACGGGCCGCGTGCTGCTGCGCCCGTCCGGCACGGAGCCGCTGGTACGGGTGATGGTGGAGGCCGCGGAGACGGAACTGGCCCGCTCGGTGGCGGACCGCCTGGCGGACGTGGTGAAGCGGGTGCTGGGGTAA
- a CDS encoding ATP-binding cassette domain-containing protein, with protein sequence MTYAIQAEGLAKRFKETHALDGVDLAARTGSVLGLLGPNGAGKTTAVRIFATLIRPDAGRATVAGHDVVREAGIVRSLVGLTGQYAAVDENLTGTENLLLIGRLLGIPRREAKARAAELLERFQLSDAAGRAVKTFSGGMRRRLDLAASLVGRPQILFLDEPTTGLDPHSRGELWDMLRGLVAEGVTALLTTQYLDEADKLADEIVVIDKGKVIADGTPDELKSAVGGQVLQLRPVHAADLGTTAALVAEAAGPQTQIEGELIIAPVKEPGLLPAVVRRLDREGIELSELALRRSSLDEVFLALTGHRAEPEVPEDETAADAAVTPGADEGALARAETRS encoded by the coding sequence ATGACGTACGCGATCCAGGCAGAGGGCCTGGCCAAAAGGTTCAAGGAGACACACGCGCTGGACGGCGTGGACCTCGCGGCCCGTACCGGCTCGGTGCTGGGGCTGCTGGGGCCGAACGGCGCGGGCAAGACGACCGCCGTCCGCATCTTCGCCACCCTGATCCGCCCGGACGCCGGGCGGGCGACGGTCGCCGGCCACGACGTCGTACGGGAGGCGGGCATCGTCCGCTCGCTCGTCGGGCTGACCGGGCAGTACGCCGCGGTCGACGAGAACCTGACCGGCACCGAGAACCTGCTGCTCATCGGCCGCCTCCTGGGGATACCCCGGCGTGAGGCCAAGGCGCGGGCGGCCGAGCTGCTGGAGCGCTTCCAGCTCAGCGACGCCGCCGGACGCGCGGTGAAGACGTTCTCCGGCGGCATGCGGCGCCGGCTCGACCTGGCGGCGAGCCTCGTCGGGCGGCCGCAGATCCTGTTCCTGGACGAGCCGACCACCGGCCTCGACCCGCACAGCCGCGGCGAGTTGTGGGACATGCTGCGGGGGCTCGTCGCGGAGGGCGTCACGGCGCTGCTGACCACCCAGTATCTGGACGAGGCCGACAAGCTCGCCGACGAGATCGTCGTCATCGACAAGGGCAAGGTCATCGCCGACGGCACACCCGACGAGCTGAAGTCGGCCGTCGGCGGCCAGGTGCTCCAGCTGCGGCCCGTGCACGCCGCCGACCTCGGCACGACCGCCGCGCTGGTGGCGGAGGCCGCGGGGCCGCAGACGCAGATAGAGGGCGAGCTGATCATCGCGCCCGTGAAGGAGCCGGGTCTGCTGCCCGCCGTGGTGCGGCGGCTGGACCGGGAGGGGATCGAGCTGAGCGAGCTGGCGCTGCGCCGGTCCTCGCTGGACGAGGTGTTCCTCGCGCTGACCGGCCACCGGGCCGAGCCGGAGGTCCCGGAGGACGAGACGGCCGCGGACGCCGCTGTCACCCCGGGCGCCGACGAGGGCGCGCTCGCACGGGCGGAGACGCGGTCATGA